In Eubalaena glacialis isolate mEubGla1 chromosome 4, mEubGla1.1.hap2.+ XY, whole genome shotgun sequence, one DNA window encodes the following:
- the LOC133090032 gene encoding NADH dehydrogenase [ubiquinone] 1 alpha subcomplex subunit 12-like, with protein sequence MELLQVLKLRLQQVSGHSGLRGYLQVFFRASDVRVGALVGKHKYGNKCYKDNKQFFGIVGFTL encoded by the exons ATGGAGTTGCTGCAGGTCCTGAAGCTCCGGCTGCAGCAGGTCAGTGGCCACAGCGGCCTCCGCGGCTATCTACAGGTTTTTTTCAGGGCAAGTGATGTGAGGGTTGGCGCATTAGTGGGGAAACACAAATATGGAAACAAATGCTACAAAGACAACAAGCAGTTTTT CGGCATCGTTGGCTTCACTCTATGA